The proteins below come from a single Malus domestica chromosome 03, GDT2T_hap1 genomic window:
- the LOC114823941 gene encoding agamous-like MADS-box protein AGL61 produces the protein MYVCMYACADDIRIIIMGKNKIDIKKINNKNYLKATFSKRRKGLFRKATDLCCLTGATLAVIAFSPGNKPFLFGHPSAESVIDRFLAEQARCASDDRKEEVLESGSAGDEHKNLESSREEEKEGGQGMDEENGNFWWEEPIDEGLELPELKKYKSLLERLRENAAIKLDEMNRRELCTKDYFGMNWGFEVGSSSSTPSEERDV, from the coding sequence atgtatgtatgtatgtacgcATGTGCAGATGATATAAGAATCATCATCATGGGGAAGAACAAGATCGACATCAAGAAAATAAACAACAAGAACTACCTCAAGGCCACATTCTCCAAGCGGCGCAAGGGTTTGTTCCGAAAGGCCACTGATCTATGCTGCTTGACTGGCGCCACCCTCGCGGTTATAGCCTTTTCGCCCGGTAACAAGCCCTTCCTCTTTGGCCACCCCTCCGCCGAATCTGTCATTGATCGATTTCTTGCTGAACAAGCAAGGTGTGCATCCGATGATCGCAAAGAGGAGGTTCTTGAGTCCGGTAGTGCCGGCGATGAGCACAAAAATTTGGAGTCGAGTCGAGAGGAAGAAAAGGAAGGGGGCCAAGGTATGGACGAGGAGAATGGGAATTTTTGGTGGGAGGAGCCGATTGACGAAGGGTTGGAACTGCCGGAACTCAAAAAGTACAAGTCTTTGTTAGAACGTTTGAGGGAGAATGCGGCTATTAAGTTAGATGAGATGAATAGGAGAGAATTGTGCACAAAAGATTATTTTGGTATGAATTGGGGTTTCGAGGTTGGTTCGAGTTCTTCTACTCCTAGCGAAGAAAGAGATGTATGA
- the LOC103424020 gene encoding nucleobase-ascorbate transporter 12: MSNSDPKTRPRPGTWPPVPESSPMPPSSWAKKTGFRPKFSGETNASDSGQISLPPPRPREPQTQPDLEAGRARPQPAPNGVPEREMATPPPAPAPPSEKDNKVKRRKESDGGSKSAANGPSGVNGQAATAPTEPNSQPRRASRSEEVVDVLPHGVDDDGYVARHSHMKYELRDTPGLVPIGLYGFQHYLSMLGSIILIPLVIVPAMGGTYEDTANVVSTVLFVSGVTTLLQTSFGSRLPLIQGPSFVYLAPALAIINSPEFQGLNGNNFKHIMKELQGAVIIGSAFQAILGYSGLMSIFLRLINPVVVSPTIAAVGLSFYSYGFPLVGNCLEIGAVQILVVIIFSLYLRKISVFGHRVFLIYAVPLGLAITWSAAFLLTEAGAYSYKGCDINVPASNIVSEHCRKHVLRMKSCRVDTSHALRSAPWFRFPYPLQWGTPVFHWKMALVMSVVSIIASVDSIGSYHASSLLVASRPPTPGVLSRGIGLEGLSSVLAGLWGTGTGSTSLTENVHTIAVTKMGSRRAVELGACVLIVLSLVGKVGGFLASIPQVVVAALLCFMWAMLAALGLSNLRYSEAGSSRNIIIVGLSLFFSLSIPAYFQQYGISPNSNLSVPSYFQPYIIASHGPFRSKYGGVNYVLNTLFSLHMVVAFLVAFILDNTVPGSRQERGVYVWSEAEVAKREPAVAKDYELPFRISRVFRWVKWVGL; the protein is encoded by the exons ATGTCCAACTCCGACCCCAAAACAAGACCCCGTCCGGGTACATGGCCTCCGGTCCCGGAGTCCTCCCCAATGCCCCCTTCTTCCTGGGCTAAGAAAACCGGCTTCCGCCCCAAGTTCTCCGGCGAGACCAATGCCAGCGATTCTGGCCAGATATCCCTGCCGCCGCCCCGGCCCCGAGAGCCTCAAACCCAGCCCGATCTCGAAGCTGGTCGGGCTCGACCCCAACCGGCGCCCAATGGTGTACCCGAGCGCGAGATGGCTACCCCGCCACCAGCGCCAGCGCCGCCTTCAGAAAAGGATAATAAGGTGAAGAGGAGGAAGGAGTCTGATGGAGGGTCGAAGAGTGCGGCCAATGGGCCCAGTGGGGTTAATGGGCAGGCTGCGACCGCGCCCACGGAGCCCAATTCGCAACCGCGGAGGGCATCCAGGAGTGAGGAGGTGGTTGATGTTTTGCCACACGGGGTTGATGATGATGGGTATGTGGCTAGGCACTCTCATATGAAGTATGAGCTCAGAGATACACCTGGTCTTG TTCCCATTGGCCTCTATGGGTTCCAGCATTATCTCTCCATGTTGGGTTCGATAATTCTAATTCCACTCGTCATAGTTCCAGCAATGGGTGGTACTTAC GAGGATACTGCAAATGTTGTCTCCACAGTGCTTTTTGTTTCGGGAGTGACCACTCTCTTGCAGACATCGTTTGGATCCAGATTGCCTTTGATACAGGGCCCCTCATTTGTTTACCTAGCTCCTGCATTGGCGATAATCAACTCCCCAGAATTTCAAGGACTCAATGGAAAT AATTTTAAGCATATCATGAAGGAGCTACAGGGGGCTGTAATAATAGGTTCAGCTTTTCAAGCAATACTTGGATATAGTGGACTAATGTCAATATTTTTGAG GTTGATCAATCCAGTGGTTGTGTCACCAACAATTGCTGCTGTTGGACTTTCTTTCTATAGTTATGGTTTCCCGTTAGTTGGTAATTGTCTTGAGATTGGTGCGGTGCAGATACTAGTGGTCATTATTTTTTCTCTT TACCTACGGAAGATTTCCGTTTTTGGTCATCGTGTATTTCTTATATATGCG GTTCCTTTGGGTCTGGCAATCACATGGTCGGCTGCTTTCCTACTAACTGAAGCTGGAGCATATAGCTATAAAGGTTGTGATATAAATGTACCTGCATCAAACATAGTATCTGAACATTGCAGAAAGCATGTTTTGAGGATGAAGAGCTGTCGAGTTGATACTTCTCATGCACTAAGATCTGCCCCCTGGTTTAGGTTTCCCTATCCATTACAATGGGGTACTCCTGTCTTCCACTGGAAAATGGCCCTTGTCATGTCTGTGGTATCAATTATTGCATCAGTTGATTCG ATTGGCTCATATCATGCATCTTCATTATTGGTGGCATCCAGACCTCCTACTCCTGGTGTTCTTAGTCGAGGGATTGGTCTGGAAGGTCTTTCCAGTGTCTTGGCTGGTCTATGGGGTACTGGAACAGGGTCCACAAGCTTAACTGAAAATGTGCACACAATAGCCGTCACTAAGATGGGAAGCCGTAGAGCTGTTGAATTGGGTGCATGCGTTTTGATCGTCTTATCCCTTGTCG GTAAAGTTGGAGGCTTTCTAGCATCTATTCCTCAAGTTGTGGTTGCCGCACTGCTGTGCTTCATGTGGGCGATGCTTGCTGCATTAGGCCTATCAAATCTACGTTATAGTGAGGCTGGAAGCTCTAGGAATATTATCATAGTCGGGTTATCTTTGTTTTTCTCGCTTTCAATACCGGCCTACTTTCAGCAATATGGCATCTCTCCAAACTCCAACTTATCTGTTCCGAGTTATTTTCAACCATACATTATAGCTTCTCATGGACCCTTCCGCAGCAAATATGGAGGG GTGAACTATGTGCTGAACACATTGTTCTCATTACACATGGTGGTTGCATTCCTTGTGGCTTTTATCCTGGATAACACTGTACCTGGCAGTCGTCAAGAACGCGGGGTGTATGTGTGGTCTGAAGCTGAGGTTGCTAAGAGGGAGCCTGCTGTTGCCAAGGACTACGAGCTGCCCTTCAGAATTAGCAGGGTTTTCAGATGGGTGAAATGGGTTGGCCTTTGA